Proteins from a genomic interval of Undibacterium parvum:
- the metW gene encoding methionine biosynthesis protein MetW, with amino-acid sequence MNFTELNTLRPDLAFIAHWIKPNAQVLDVGCGDGVMLDYLQSDKQCTGYGVEIADDRVLACAQRGVNVIQQDMENGLGMFADNAFDTVLCLSSLQMMKHVEPLLRDIARVGKEAIVSFPNFGYWPHRTALLRGKMPVSKTLPYEWYDTPNVRCATIYDFADLADDVGLDVLECMALHEGQPIKWLPNLRGSLAVFRLRKK; translated from the coding sequence ATGAACTTTACCGAACTCAATACCCTAAGGCCCGATCTGGCTTTCATCGCGCATTGGATCAAGCCCAATGCGCAGGTGCTCGACGTCGGTTGTGGCGATGGTGTGATGCTCGACTATCTGCAGAGCGACAAGCAATGCACAGGCTATGGCGTAGAGATCGCCGATGACCGAGTACTGGCCTGCGCCCAGCGCGGCGTCAACGTGATCCAGCAAGATATGGAAAACGGTCTGGGTATGTTTGCCGATAATGCCTTCGATACCGTGCTGTGCCTGTCTTCCTTGCAGATGATGAAGCACGTAGAGCCCTTATTGCGTGACATCGCCCGCGTCGGCAAAGAGGCCATCGTCTCCTTCCCCAATTTTGGTTACTGGCCGCATCGTACCGCGCTCTTACGCGGCAAAATGCCAGTCTCCAAGACCTTGCCTTATGAATGGTATGACACGCCCAATGTACGCTGCGCCACCATCTATGATTTTGCCGATCTGGCCGATGATGTCGGGCTAGACGTATTGGAATGCATGGCCTTGCATGAAGGGCAGCCGATCAAATGGCTGCCGAATCTGCGCGGTAGTCTGGCGGTGTTCCGCCTCAGAAAAAAATAG
- the metX gene encoding homoserine O-succinyltransferase MetX has protein sequence MSSIGIVTPQAYRFTEPLALQSGANIFDYTLMVETYGTLNADKSNAVLVCHALNASHHVAGYYADQPKNIGWWDNMVGPGKSLDTDKFFVIGVNNLGSCFGSTGPMHTNPATGKPYGADFPVVTVEDWVNAQARLADVMGIQQFAAVMGGSLGGMQALAWSIMYPDRLRHCVVIASTPKLSAQNIAFNDVARQAILTDPDFHGGDFYAHNVVPRNGLRVARMIGHITYLSNDDMAEKFGRELKTGEYQFGFGVDFEIESYLRYQGDKFSDYFDANTYLLITKALDYFDPARAFGGDLSKALANTKAKFFLASFSTDWRFSPERSREIVQALVENKRTVSYAEIDAPHGHDAFLLEDERYLNLVAAYYARIAKELA, from the coding sequence ATGTCATCCATAGGAATCGTCACGCCACAAGCGTATCGCTTCACCGAGCCGCTGGCTTTACAGAGTGGTGCCAATATCTTTGATTACACTCTGATGGTGGAAACCTACGGCACCCTCAACGCCGATAAATCGAATGCGGTACTGGTCTGCCACGCACTCAATGCCTCGCACCATGTGGCAGGTTATTACGCCGATCAGCCTAAAAATATAGGCTGGTGGGACAATATGGTCGGTCCCGGCAAGTCGCTCGATACCGATAAATTTTTCGTCATAGGTGTCAATAATCTGGGGTCCTGCTTTGGTTCTACCGGCCCCATGCACACCAATCCAGCCACCGGCAAGCCCTACGGTGCCGATTTCCCGGTGGTCACGGTAGAAGACTGGGTCAACGCGCAGGCGCGTCTGGCCGATGTAATGGGGATACAGCAGTTCGCAGCCGTCATGGGCGGTTCGCTCGGCGGTATGCAGGCACTGGCCTGGAGCATCATGTATCCGGATCGCTTACGGCATTGCGTAGTGATCGCCTCCACCCCGAAACTCTCGGCACAAAATATTGCGTTTAACGATGTGGCACGTCAGGCGATTTTGACTGATCCGGATTTTCATGGTGGCGATTTTTACGCGCACAATGTGGTGCCGCGCAACGGCTTGCGGGTGGCGCGCATGATAGGCCATATTACCTACCTGTCGAATGACGACATGGCAGAAAAATTCGGCCGTGAACTGAAAACCGGCGAATACCAATTCGGCTTTGGCGTCGATTTTGAGATTGAGTCTTACCTGCGTTATCAGGGCGATAAATTCTCTGACTATTTTGACGCCAATACCTATCTGCTGATCACCAAGGCGCTCGATTACTTTGATCCGGCCCGTGCTTTTGGTGGTGATTTGAGTAAGGCGCTGGCCAATACCAAGGCGAAATTTTTTCTGGCCTCGTTTTCTACCGACTGGCGCTTTTCGCCTGAGCGCAGCCGTGAGATTGTGCAGGCCCTGGTCGAGAATAAACGCACCGTCAGCTATGCCGAAATCGATGCCCCGCATGGACATGATGCCTTCTTGCTCGAGGATGAGCGCTATCTCAATCTAGTCGCTGCCTACTACGCGCGCATCGCCAAGGAGCTGGCATGA
- a CDS encoding DNA/RNA non-specific endonuclease, whose protein sequence is MIKQILVSSLLLFFSTLSLAVQEFSECRHLFVNGSAPVMPAAPDLQLRALCFSSFAVLHSGKSRTPVYVAERLNKETLTEAKENKRTNHFFSDARLPRSERAELEDFKGSGYDRGHMAPAADMATSVAMSQSFSLANMVPQAPENNRKAWASIEKATRKYVMRASGDVYVITGPVFDKHPESIGRNKVWVPRHLFKMVYDPATQKSWAYWLENTDEARPGKPISYAQLVERTGINFMPGPSRQTQ, encoded by the coding sequence ATGATCAAACAAATCCTCGTTTCTAGCTTACTTCTCTTCTTTTCAACCCTGTCCCTCGCAGTACAAGAATTTTCGGAATGCCGCCACCTGTTTGTCAACGGTAGCGCGCCAGTGATGCCCGCAGCGCCCGACTTGCAACTGCGCGCGCTGTGCTTCTCCTCTTTTGCCGTCCTGCATTCTGGCAAAAGCCGCACGCCCGTGTATGTGGCTGAGCGTCTGAATAAAGAAACCCTGACCGAGGCCAAAGAGAATAAACGCACCAATCATTTCTTTTCAGATGCGCGTCTACCCCGCTCAGAACGGGCCGAGCTGGAAGACTTTAAAGGCTCGGGTTACGATCGCGGCCACATGGCGCCGGCTGCCGACATGGCCACCAGCGTCGCCATGTCCCAGAGTTTTTCGCTCGCCAACATGGTGCCGCAAGCGCCCGAGAACAATCGTAAAGCATGGGCCAGCATAGAAAAAGCCACGCGTAAATACGTGATGCGCGCCAGCGGCGATGTGTATGTGATTACCGGTCCGGTGTTCGATAAACACCCGGAAAGCATAGGCCGCAACAAGGTCTGGGTACCGCGCCATCTGTTCAAGATGGTGTACGACCCTGCCACCCAGAAGTCCTGGGCCTACTGGCTAGAAAACACCGATGAAGCCAGACCGGGCAAGCCGATTAGCTATGCCCAATTAGTCGAGCGTACCGGTATCAATTTTATGCCGGGGCCATCTAGGCAGACACAATAA
- the ptsP gene encoding phosphoenolpyruvate--protein phosphotransferase translates to MASFTLQGIPISRGIAIGRAHLLHPAALDVQHYLIGQEQVEAEVQRLQEAIAKVQRDLQAIWSDLPPDAPTELGAFLDVHALILSDPMICEEPLDIIRSRHYNAEWALVTQIDVLSAQFDEIEDEYLRERKADIQQVADRVLKVLTGSAHDLPRAVGVDESNANMIVVARDISPADMMQFRNVAFTGFVTDEGGQNSHTAIVSRSLGIPAVVGMGNASRLIMQDDWLIIDSDAGVVIVAPSALVISQYRDRQAILLKARKKLNRLKKTQAVTLDGIEISLLANIELPQDAQAALEAGANGVGLFRSEFLFMGRTGHEHKLPTEEEQFVAYRDAVVAMKGRPVTIRTLDVGADKPLDSSEQNILNPALGLRAIRYCLQEPQIFLTQLKAILRASAFGEVHILLPMIAHSFEIDQSLAMIQQAKSELALAEIAFDSKIKIGAMIEVPAAALSLPMFVKKLDFLSIGTNDLIQYTLAIDRADHEVAHLYSDTHPAILQLLHMTVSAADKAEIPVAICGGMAGDVRLTRLLIGMGFRELSMPAALLPEVKQAILTTNIESLQVHIKKILRSYDPLVIQECLQQLASVGSTLH, encoded by the coding sequence ATGGCTTCATTCACACTGCAAGGCATTCCCATCTCGCGCGGCATCGCCATCGGTCGCGCCCATCTGCTGCATCCCGCAGCCTTAGACGTACAGCATTACCTGATTGGACAAGAGCAAGTCGAAGCAGAAGTGCAGCGACTGCAAGAGGCGATCGCCAAGGTTCAAAGGGATTTACAAGCGATCTGGTCGGATTTGCCGCCAGACGCGCCAACTGAATTAGGCGCCTTCCTCGATGTGCATGCCCTGATCTTGTCCGACCCTATGATCTGCGAAGAACCGCTGGATATTATCCGCAGCCGCCATTACAACGCCGAATGGGCGCTGGTGACGCAGATCGATGTGCTGTCGGCGCAGTTTGATGAAATCGAAGACGAATATCTGCGCGAGCGTAAAGCCGATATTCAGCAGGTCGCCGATCGGGTCTTGAAAGTGTTGACTGGCAGTGCGCATGACTTACCGCGCGCCGTCGGGGTCGATGAGAGCAATGCCAATATGATCGTGGTGGCCAGGGATATTTCACCCGCCGACATGATGCAGTTTCGTAACGTCGCCTTCACCGGTTTTGTGACTGATGAAGGCGGGCAAAATTCGCACACGGCGATTGTTTCGCGCAGCCTCGGTATCCCAGCCGTGGTCGGGATGGGCAATGCCTCACGCCTAATTATGCAAGATGACTGGCTGATCATTGATAGCGATGCTGGCGTGGTGATCGTGGCACCATCGGCATTGGTGATTAGTCAATATAGGGATAGACAGGCGATCCTGCTGAAGGCCAGAAAAAAACTCAATCGACTGAAAAAAACCCAGGCGGTGACACTCGATGGCATAGAAATTAGCCTGCTGGCGAATATAGAATTGCCGCAAGATGCACAGGCCGCGCTGGAAGCCGGTGCCAACGGCGTTGGCCTGTTTCGCTCTGAATTTTTATTCATGGGGCGTACCGGTCACGAGCATAAATTGCCGACCGAAGAAGAGCAATTTGTTGCCTATCGCGACGCGGTGGTGGCGATGAAAGGACGTCCGGTGACGATACGTACGCTTGACGTCGGTGCCGATAAACCTCTTGATAGCAGCGAGCAAAATATCCTCAATCCGGCCTTGGGTTTGCGCGCGATACGTTATTGCCTGCAAGAGCCGCAGATTTTCCTAACCCAGCTCAAGGCTATTTTGCGCGCCTCGGCCTTTGGCGAAGTGCATATTTTGCTGCCCATGATCGCTCATTCGTTTGAGATCGATCAGTCGTTGGCGATGATACAGCAAGCCAAGTCTGAGCTGGCGCTGGCAGAGATCGCGTTTGACAGCAAGATCAAGATCGGTGCCATGATAGAGGTGCCGGCGGCTGCGTTGAGTCTGCCTATGTTCGTTAAAAAACTCGATTTTTTGTCGATAGGTACCAATGATTTGATCCAGTACACGCTGGCCATCGACCGCGCCGACCACGAAGTGGCGCATCTGTATAGCGACACCCATCCGGCTATTTTGCAATTGCTGCACATGACGGTTAGTGCCGCCGATAAGGCTGAAATACCGGTGGCGATTTGCGGCGGTATGGCGGGCGATGTACGCCTGACCCGGCTGCTGATAGGCATGGGCTTCCGCGAGTTGTCGATGCCGGCTGCCTTGCTACCAGAGGTGAAGCAGGCGATACTCACGACCAATATAGAAAGCCTGCAAGTGCACATCAAGAAAATCCTACGTAGCTACGACCCGCTAGTGATACAGGAATGTTTGCAGCAATTAGCCAGTGTCGGTAGCACCTTACACTGA
- a CDS encoding HPr family phosphocarrier protein — protein sequence MIQQDIEIINKLGLHARASAKLTQLGGKFKCEVWLTRNSRRVNGKSIMGVMMLAAGKGSKVLLETNGVDEQECFDAILALINDRFGEGE from the coding sequence ATGATCCAGCAAGACATAGAAATCATCAATAAACTCGGTTTGCACGCGCGCGCCTCGGCCAAACTAACCCAGTTAGGCGGCAAATTTAAATGTGAAGTCTGGCTGACGCGCAATAGTCGTCGCGTCAACGGCAAATCCATCATGGGTGTGATGATGCTGGCGGCAGGCAAGGGCAGTAAAGTGCTGCTCGAGACCAATGGGGTCGACGAACAAGAATGCTTCGACGCGATCTTGGCTCTGATTAATGACCGGTTTGGCGAAGGCGAGTAA
- a CDS encoding PTS sugar transporter subunit IIA, which translates to MVGILLMTHAPLGAAFLQAAAHVFRGMPEHFEAIDVIADQNIDEVHSLARAAVARLNQGSGVLVITDVMGGTPSNCCRQLGEPDQVAVIAGISLPMLLRAITYRQDTLDVVVEMALTGGQNGAMRIDNRVRVAN; encoded by the coding sequence ATGGTCGGGATATTATTGATGACACACGCGCCTTTGGGGGCGGCTTTTTTGCAAGCGGCGGCGCACGTGTTTCGTGGCATGCCTGAACATTTTGAAGCCATTGATGTCATCGCTGATCAAAATATCGACGAAGTGCACAGCCTGGCGCGTGCCGCAGTAGCGCGCCTCAATCAGGGTTCGGGGGTCTTGGTAATTACCGATGTGATGGGCGGCACACCGTCTAATTGCTGCCGCCAGTTAGGCGAGCCCGATCAGGTGGCGGTGATTGCCGGCATCAGTTTGCCTATGTTATTAAGAGCCATTACCTACCGCCAGGATACGCTGGATGTGGTGGTCGAAATGGCGCTGACGGGTGGCCAGAATGGCGCGATGCGCATCGATAATCGGGTACGCGTGGCGAATTGA
- the gshB gene encoding glutathione synthase, translated as MKIAFLTDPLSHFKIYKDTTFAMMREAVKRGHSIYAFGPEHMALESGVVVAQISQVILTGDSQDWYRLEAASSLRLSDFDAVLQRKDPPFDMEYIYATYLLELAEQQGARVYNKPAAIRNHNEKLSIAQFSQFTTPTLVTRDEQRIRAFHGQHQDIILKPLDGMGGAGIFRIREDGMNLGSVIETLTLNGSRTIMVQRYIPEIVDGDKRILLIAGKVVPFALARIPQNGEVRGNLAAGGVGVAQELSTRDLEIAQTLAPILHQRGLLLVGLDVIGNCLTEVNVTSPTCFQEISQQTGFDVAAMFIDALEAGSV; from the coding sequence ATGAAAATCGCCTTTCTGACCGACCCGCTGTCGCATTTTAAGATTTACAAAGACACCACTTTTGCCATGATGCGCGAGGCGGTCAAACGCGGCCACAGTATCTATGCTTTTGGGCCTGAGCACATGGCGCTGGAGAGCGGTGTGGTGGTGGCGCAGATTAGCCAGGTGATACTGACTGGTGATAGTCAAGACTGGTATCGGCTGGAGGCCGCCAGTTCGCTGCGTCTGAGCGATTTTGATGCGGTATTGCAGCGCAAAGATCCGCCGTTTGACATGGAATACATCTACGCCACCTATCTGCTGGAACTGGCGGAGCAGCAGGGCGCGCGGGTCTACAACAAGCCAGCGGCGATCCGCAATCACAACGAAAAACTCAGTATCGCCCAGTTTAGCCAATTCACCACGCCGACTCTGGTGACGCGTGATGAGCAACGTATCCGCGCTTTCCATGGTCAGCATCAGGACATCATACTAAAACCTCTGGACGGTATGGGCGGCGCGGGGATATTTCGTATCCGCGAAGATGGCATGAATCTCGGTTCGGTGATTGAGACCCTGACTCTGAACGGCAGCCGTACCATCATGGTGCAGCGTTATATTCCTGAAATCGTCGATGGTGATAAGCGTATCTTGCTGATTGCTGGCAAAGTGGTGCCGTTTGCTTTGGCGCGGATACCGCAAAATGGCGAAGTGCGCGGCAATCTGGCGGCGGGCGGGGTCGGTGTGGCGCAAGAATTAAGCACGCGTGATCTTGAGATTGCACAGACTTTGGCGCCCATCTTGCACCAGCGCGGTCTGTTGCTGGTAGGATTAGATGTAATTGGAAATTGTCTGACCGAAGTGAATGTGACTAGCCCGACTTGTTTCCAGGAGATTAGCCAGCAAACCGGTTTTGACGTGGCTGCTATGTTTATTGATGCACTCGAAGCGGGCTCCGTCTAG
- the gshA gene encoding glutamate--cysteine ligase, which produces MVPHLVTALNGPLLDLEKKILEATPAIERWFRLEWQEHTPPFYCSVDLRNAGFKLAPVDTNLFPGGFNNLAPEMLPLAVQAAMAAIEKYCPDAKNLLLIPEVQTRNAFYLQNIARQMQIFRQTGLNVRLGTLDESIKEPTNINLPDGTQLTLEPLLRSPNGRRLGLKNFDPCTILLNNDLSAGIPSILENLNEQTLLPPLHAGWAMRRKSNHFSSYDDVVKKFSKMVDIDPWLLNPFFAKCSGVNFHERTGEDALVATIDTLLAKIRKKYKEYGIKDKPFVIVKADAGTYGMGILTVRDSKEVRNLTEEQRDKMAVTKDGKAIRDVIVQEGVYTFEQINDAVAEPVVYMIDRYVVGGFYRVHEGRRVDENLNSPGMHFVPLAFAHQHAVPDMRAKPGTAAPNRFYLYGVVARLALLAASLELEKTDPNPEIY; this is translated from the coding sequence ATGGTTCCGCATCTGGTTACCGCCCTCAACGGGCCGCTACTTGATCTTGAAAAAAAGATATTGGAGGCAACGCCAGCAATTGAGCGTTGGTTCCGGCTCGAATGGCAAGAGCACACCCCGCCTTTCTATTGCTCGGTCGATTTACGCAATGCCGGTTTTAAGCTGGCGCCGGTCGATACCAATCTGTTTCCTGGCGGGTTTAATAATCTCGCGCCAGAAATGCTGCCTTTGGCGGTGCAGGCCGCGATGGCTGCCATAGAAAAATATTGCCCGGATGCTAAAAACCTCTTGCTGATACCCGAGGTGCAGACACGCAATGCTTTTTATCTGCAAAACATCGCAAGGCAGATGCAAATTTTCCGCCAAACCGGTCTGAACGTGCGTCTCGGTACCCTGGATGAAAGCATCAAGGAGCCGACTAATATTAATTTACCGGACGGCACGCAGTTGACTCTGGAGCCTTTGCTACGCTCGCCCAATGGCCGTCGTCTAGGTCTGAAGAATTTCGATCCTTGCACGATTTTGCTGAACAATGATTTATCGGCCGGGATACCCTCTATTCTGGAAAATCTGAACGAGCAAACCCTGTTGCCGCCTTTGCACGCGGGTTGGGCCATGCGTCGCAAGAGTAATCACTTTTCGTCTTACGATGATGTGGTAAAAAAGTTTTCCAAGATGGTCGACATCGACCCTTGGTTGCTGAATCCATTTTTTGCCAAATGTAGCGGTGTGAATTTTCATGAGCGCACTGGCGAAGATGCGCTGGTCGCCACCATCGATACTTTGCTGGCGAAGATCCGTAAAAAATATAAAGAATACGGTATCAAAGATAAACCCTTCGTGATCGTCAAGGCCGATGCCGGCACCTACGGCATGGGAATACTCACGGTGCGTGATTCTAAAGAAGTACGCAATCTGACCGAAGAACAACGCGATAAGATGGCCGTCACTAAAGACGGCAAGGCGATCCGCGATGTGATTGTGCAAGAAGGCGTGTACACCTTCGAGCAAATCAATGATGCCGTGGCCGAACCGGTGGTCTACATGATAGACCGCTATGTGGTCGGTGGTTTTTACCGCGTGCATGAAGGCCGCCGTGTCGATGAAAATCTAAATTCGCCTGGCATGCATTTCGTACCCTTGGCGTTCGCGCATCAGCATGCAGTGCCGGACATGCGCGCCAAACCAGGCACTGCGGCACCTAACCGCTTTTATTTATACGGTGTAGTAGCGCGTCTGGCTTTATTGGCCGCCTCACTGGAATTGGAAAAGACCGACCCGAATCCAGAAATTTATTAA
- a CDS encoding antibiotic biosynthesis monooxygenase family protein: MILELADIRIHAGQQAEFDIAIQRGLDEVITKATGFCGYKVNKGIESPERYVLMIFWETLENHTIDFRESPAFLEWRAIVGPYFASPPLVEHFTLLGKSL, translated from the coding sequence ATGATACTTGAACTCGCAGACATACGCATACACGCTGGCCAGCAAGCCGAATTTGACATCGCGATACAACGCGGCCTGGATGAAGTGATCACCAAGGCGACTGGTTTTTGTGGCTATAAAGTAAATAAGGGCATAGAGTCGCCTGAGCGCTATGTCTTGATGATTTTTTGGGAAACTTTGGAAAACCATACGATAGATTTCCGCGAATCGCCGGCTTTTTTAGAATGGCGTGCGATCGTCGGCCCTTACTTCGCCTCGCCTCCGCTGGTTGAGCATTTCACGCTGTTGGGTAAATCGCTCTAA
- a CDS encoding AI-2E family transporter, with the protein MSSTIKNSPAILASYVLAALALLLVLKAGLLVALYSGLLVYSLVHLLTPTIEKKFNNKQARMIAVILLSSLIVTSISVSIWACLVFFRSDAGSMQSLLEKMAAIIEASRSQLPSVLSSYLPEGVDPLKGVLSNWLREHSGEAKLLSQEAGHLIVHLLLGMIIGSMVALQDVNSNRQYRVFAAALHQRITILVEMFQKVVFAQVRISLINTLFTGIYLAIVLPLAGVHLPLTKSMIAITFFAGLIPVAGNIISNTVIVIVSLAHSPQMAAISLAYMVIIHKLEYFLNARIIGSQINAKAWELLTAILVMEALFGLAGVAAAPVFYAYIKKELSNRDLV; encoded by the coding sequence ATGAGTTCAACGATTAAGAATAGCCCTGCAATCCTCGCTTCGTATGTGCTGGCCGCTCTGGCCTTATTGCTGGTACTGAAAGCGGGTTTATTGGTCGCCTTGTATTCCGGTTTGCTGGTGTATTCCCTAGTGCATTTGTTGACCCCGACCATAGAGAAAAAGTTCAACAATAAGCAAGCGCGGATGATTGCCGTGATCCTTTTATCGAGCTTAATCGTTACTAGTATCAGCGTCAGCATCTGGGCTTGCCTGGTGTTTTTTCGCAGTGATGCTGGCAGTATGCAGAGCTTGCTGGAGAAAATGGCGGCCATTATTGAGGCATCTCGCAGTCAATTGCCCAGTGTATTGAGTTCCTACTTGCCGGAGGGGGTAGATCCTTTGAAGGGCGTGCTTTCTAACTGGCTGCGTGAGCACTCTGGCGAGGCGAAGTTGCTCAGTCAAGAGGCGGGGCATCTTATCGTGCATCTTTTGCTAGGGATGATTATCGGCAGTATGGTGGCCTTGCAGGATGTGAATAGTAATAGGCAGTATCGGGTATTCGCCGCAGCCTTGCACCAGCGGATCACTATCTTGGTCGAGATGTTTCAAAAAGTGGTTTTTGCCCAGGTACGTATTTCTTTGATCAATACGCTGTTCACGGGTATTTATCTGGCCATCGTGTTGCCACTGGCAGGAGTGCATTTGCCACTCACCAAGAGCATGATCGCCATCACCTTTTTCGCCGGCTTGATCCCGGTTGCTGGGAATATCATTTCCAATACCGTGATTGTGATTGTCAGTCTGGCGCACTCGCCACAGATGGCGGCCATTTCGCTGGCGTATATGGTGATTATCCATAAGCTAGAATATTTTCTCAATGCGCGCATCATAGGCTCGCAAATCAATGCCAAAGCCTGGGAATTGCTCACTGCTATCCTGGTGATGGAGGCCTTGTTTGGGCTGGCAGGCGTGGCCGCCGCGCCGGTGTTTTATGCCTATATCAAGAAAGAGCTGAGTAATCGGGATTTGGTCTAA
- a CDS encoding MAPEG family protein, with translation MQFLWTSWVTVATLCMYFWIIVKVGKARIKYQVLAPSVDGPPEFLRSLRVQMNTVEQLIFFFPALWLCAYCLNDQFAALLGVVWIIGRIWYALSYYREAAKRAAGFSIATFASVTLLLGAVYGLLR, from the coding sequence ATGCAATTTCTATGGACATCTTGGGTCACAGTCGCAACTTTATGCATGTATTTCTGGATTATCGTCAAAGTTGGCAAGGCCAGAATAAAATATCAGGTGCTGGCACCTTCGGTCGATGGTCCGCCGGAGTTTTTACGCAGCTTACGCGTGCAAATGAATACGGTAGAGCAACTAATCTTCTTTTTTCCTGCCTTATGGTTATGTGCATATTGCCTAAATGATCAATTTGCAGCCTTGCTCGGTGTGGTATGGATAATTGGCCGTATCTGGTATGCCTTAAGCTACTACCGCGAAGCCGCCAAGCGAGCAGCTGGATTTAGTATTGCGACATTTGCCTCGGTCACGCTGTTATTGGGTGCTGTGTATGGTTTGTTACGTTAA
- a CDS encoding glycine zipper 2TM domain-containing protein → MIKKTALTVAALASVFSLSTLTGQARAADFEDYARVTNVSPQVEQINVPRQDCRTEYENTTRYPTREPERSAGGAIIGGIAGGLLGSQVGGGNGKIAAAAVGALTGAIVGDRVDNNNNGNNYNNQAVTESRPVRICRNIDNWETRTTGYAVTYEYHNRSYTSIMPYDPGSRLKLHVSLTPRP, encoded by the coding sequence ATGATCAAAAAAACAGCCCTTACTGTCGCAGCCTTAGCCTCAGTATTTAGTCTAAGCACCCTAACTGGCCAGGCACGCGCGGCAGATTTTGAAGATTATGCCCGTGTTACCAATGTCAGTCCGCAAGTCGAGCAAATTAATGTACCACGACAAGACTGCCGTACCGAATATGAGAACACCACCCGTTATCCGACGCGTGAACCAGAACGTAGTGCCGGCGGCGCGATTATTGGCGGCATCGCAGGTGGTTTATTGGGCAGCCAAGTCGGTGGCGGCAACGGCAAAATTGCAGCCGCCGCAGTCGGCGCGCTGACCGGTGCCATCGTCGGTGACCGCGTAGACAATAACAACAATGGCAACAATTACAATAACCAAGCCGTCACAGAAAGTCGCCCGGTGCGTATCTGTCGCAATATTGACAACTGGGAAACCCGTACCACTGGTTATGCCGTCACTTACGAATACCATAACCGCAGCTACACCAGCATCATGCCGTATGATCCAGGCTCACGCCTGAAATTACATGTGTCCCTGACACCGCGCCCTTGA